The Candidatus Arthromitus sp. SFB-mouse-Japan genome includes a region encoding these proteins:
- the rpsO gene encoding 30S ribosomal protein S15 → MNKEKKQEIIREYSRHEKDTGSVEVQIALLTKRISELTEHLKIHKKDHHSRRGLLIMVGKRRGLLNYLMKQDINKYRGLIKDLGIRR, encoded by the coding sequence ATAAATAAAGAGAAAAAGCAAGAAATAATTAGAGAGTATTCAAGACACGAAAAAGATACAGGATCGGTTGAAGTTCAAATAGCTTTACTTACTAAAAGAATTTCTGAATTAACGGAGCATTTAAAAATACATAAAAAAGATCATCACTCAAGAAGAGGATTGCTCATTATGGTTGGTAAAAGAAGAGGTTTGTTGAATTATTTAATGAAACAAGATATTAATAAGTATAGAGGTCTTATTAAAGATTTAGGAATTAGAAGATAA
- a CDS encoding bifunctional riboflavin kinase/FAD synthetase, translating to MQIINSIYKKINHNTVLCIGNFDGVHSVHQKIINKVIKDAKEHSYKSMVVTFKEHPVAFLNPSKAPKILTPIDEKIHILENMGVDYLCLYDFLEVKNIIANQFITYLTSNYGMKKIICGFNFKFGYKNQGNIQYLTELGKELGYETEVVELLNLYNKKISSTKIRVYIKYGEIEKANKFLGRFFNITGVVIRGKQLGRKLGFPTANLKYDAKFCIPQNGVYATITEFDARRYISMTNIGYNPTFRNKYISIETFILDFKGDLYDKKIRVNFIKKLRNEILFSDVHALIDQLEKDKIDSINIVKKYLK from the coding sequence ATGCAAATAATTAATTCAATTTACAAAAAAATAAATCATAATACAGTCTTATGTATTGGTAATTTTGATGGAGTACATAGTGTTCACCAGAAAATAATAAATAAAGTTATTAAAGATGCTAAAGAACATTCTTATAAAAGTATGGTTGTAACTTTTAAAGAACATCCTGTAGCGTTTCTAAATCCAAGTAAGGCTCCTAAGATATTGACGCCAATCGATGAAAAAATTCATATATTGGAGAATATGGGAGTCGATTATTTATGTTTATATGATTTTCTAGAAGTTAAAAATATTATAGCTAATCAGTTTATAACATATTTGACTAGCAATTATGGGATGAAAAAAATTATATGTGGATTTAACTTTAAATTTGGATATAAAAATCAGGGGAATATTCAATATTTAACTGAGCTAGGTAAGGAACTTGGTTATGAAACAGAAGTTGTTGAATTATTGAATTTATATAACAAAAAGATAAGCAGTACGAAGATAAGGGTTTATATCAAGTATGGTGAGATAGAAAAAGCTAATAAATTTTTAGGTAGATTCTTCAATATTACAGGTGTAGTTATTCGTGGGAAACAATTAGGTAGAAAATTGGGATTTCCAACTGCAAATTTAAAATATGATGCTAAATTTTGTATACCACAAAATGGAGTATATGCAACCATAACAGAATTTGACGCTCGTAGATATATATCTATGACTAATATCGGTTATAATCCTACCTTTAGGAACAAATATATCTCTATTGAAACATTCATATTAGATTTTAAAGGTGATTTATATGATAAAAAAATTAGAGTTAATTTTATAAAGAAATTACGTAATGAAATTTTGTTTTCGGACGTACATGCACTTATAGATCAACTTGAGAAGGATAAAATAGATTCCATAAATATAGTAAAAAAATATTTGAAATAA